A stretch of Acidobacteriota bacterium DNA encodes these proteins:
- a CDS encoding right-handed parallel beta-helix repeat-containing protein translates to MIRLVLIGILAVTSLSAAAGQSETVLTPGLVISSNTKVKPGVYRLPGADGKSAVVVRGTNVTLDLTGVVIEGGEPFADPDGYVGTGIEVDGGSRVTIKGGAIRGYKVAVLARKSPFLHLTGLDLSYNWKQRLWSGIEKESLVDWMSYHNNEKDEWLRFGAAIYLSECDDAEIDHSRATQGQNGLMVTRSARLKIWNNDFSYLSSIGLGMYRTTDSVVAHNKFDYAVRGYSHGFYFRGQDSTGILMYEQSSRNTFHHNSATHGGDGLFMWAGQTTMDTGQGGANDNVFFENDFSHAVANGIEVTFSRNRFIGNRVDDCWHGVWGGYSYDTEFLNNSFAGNDEAIAIEHGQNIAIAGNTFKGDKVALRLWANATQDPNWGYAKFRDTRSRDYRITGNTFENHGTLLDAIRTSGLHLSKNAVRGTMGALMKGGSDVDGLQWDAAPASTTVQREVVPTPATWLPLAGGMNALLPEGARRGRSTIIVDEWGPYDYRHPKLWPVGKATDRPLKLRVLGPAGQWKLVSARGGAVDTSAGAMGAEVVVTPTGEGLDLRLEFEYLGAEVVDPRGRKTPAGQPHRFVYEQFEPAIAWNTRWWTWDEKADPLKAPQAFAARLNEPPTKTEVVPRFDLISGRLMMPDLPADRLAMRAEGTVTLPAGNYELVTITDDGIRVWIDDKMVLERWDIHGSEVDRVPLPAGRHRIRLEYFEATGWAELKVMIKRR, encoded by the coding sequence ATGATCCGACTTGTCCTGATTGGCATCCTCGCTGTCACATCTCTGTCGGCCGCGGCAGGGCAGTCAGAAACTGTCCTGACACCCGGTCTGGTGATCAGTTCGAACACCAAAGTGAAGCCTGGCGTGTATCGCTTGCCTGGCGCCGACGGAAAATCTGCGGTCGTCGTGCGCGGCACCAATGTGACCCTCGACCTCACAGGGGTCGTCATCGAAGGCGGCGAACCGTTCGCCGATCCGGACGGTTACGTCGGCACCGGTATCGAGGTCGACGGCGGGAGTCGCGTCACGATAAAGGGTGGGGCCATTCGCGGATACAAGGTCGCCGTGCTCGCGCGCAAGTCGCCGTTCCTGCATTTGACGGGTCTGGATCTCAGTTACAACTGGAAGCAGCGTCTCTGGTCGGGCATCGAAAAAGAAAGCCTCGTGGACTGGATGTCGTACCACAACAACGAGAAGGACGAATGGTTGCGCTTCGGCGCTGCCATCTACCTCAGCGAGTGTGATGACGCAGAGATCGATCACAGCCGGGCGACCCAGGGTCAGAACGGCCTGATGGTCACGCGATCGGCGCGGCTCAAGATCTGGAACAACGATTTTTCGTACCTGTCATCGATCGGCCTCGGCATGTATCGCACCACCGACAGCGTGGTGGCGCACAACAAGTTCGACTACGCGGTGCGCGGCTACAGTCACGGCTTCTACTTCCGCGGCCAGGACTCCACCGGCATCCTGATGTACGAACAGTCCAGCCGCAATACGTTCCACCACAACTCTGCCACGCACGGCGGCGACGGCCTGTTCATGTGGGCGGGCCAGACCACGATGGACACCGGACAGGGCGGCGCAAACGACAACGTCTTCTTCGAGAACGACTTCAGTCACGCCGTGGCCAACGGCATTGAGGTCACCTTCAGCCGCAACCGCTTCATCGGCAACCGTGTGGACGATTGCTGGCATGGGGTCTGGGGCGGCTACAGCTACGACACCGAGTTCCTGAACAACTCGTTCGCCGGGAACGATGAAGCCATCGCCATCGAGCACGGCCAGAACATCGCCATCGCCGGCAACACCTTCAAAGGCGACAAGGTCGCCCTGCGTCTGTGGGCCAACGCCACGCAGGATCCCAATTGGGGGTATGCCAAGTTCCGCGACACCCGCAGTCGCGACTACCGCATCACGGGCAACACGTTCGAGAATCACGGCACACTCCTCGACGCGATCAGGACCAGTGGTCTGCACCTCTCAAAAAATGCCGTGCGCGGCACCATGGGCGCGCTCATGAAAGGCGGCTCCGACGTCGACGGGCTGCAGTGGGACGCCGCGCCGGCCTCCACGACGGTTCAGCGTGAAGTGGTGCCAACCCCGGCCACGTGGTTGCCGCTGGCTGGCGGCATGAACGCCCTCCTGCCTGAAGGCGCGCGCCGCGGCCGATCCACCATCATCGTGGACGAATGGGGACCGTACGACTACCGCCATCCCAAGCTGTGGCCGGTGGGGAAGGCGACCGACCGGCCTTTGAAGCTGCGCGTACTCGGCCCGGCGGGGCAGTGGAAGCTGGTCTCAGCTCGCGGTGGCGCGGTCGATACCAGCGCCGGCGCCATGGGCGCTGAAGTCGTGGTGACGCCGACGGGTGAGGGCCTCGACCTGCGCCTGGAGTTCGAATACCTCGGTGCGGAAGTCGTGGACCCGCGTGGCCGGAAGACGCCTGCCGGGCAGCCTCACCGTTTCGTCTACGAGCAGTTCGAGCCCGCCATCGCCTGGAATACCCGCTGGTGGACCTGGGACGAGAAGGCCGACCCGCTCAAGGCACCCCAGGCGTTTGCAGCCCGGCTCAATGAGCCTCCCACGAAGACCGAGGTGGTGCCCCGCTTTGACCTCATCAGCGGCCGCCTGATGATGCCCGATCTGCCCGCCGATCGGCTCGCCATGCGCGCAGAAGGGACCGTGACTCTTCCGGCCGGCAACTACGAACTCGTGACCATCACCGATGACGGCATTCGGGTCTGGATCGACGACAAGATGGTGCTGGAGCGTTGGGACATCCATGGGTCGGAGGTCGATCGGGTACCATTACCGGCCGGGCGTCATCGGATCCGCCTTGAGTACTTCGAAGCGACCGGCTGGGCCGAACTGAAAGTCATGATCAAGCGCCGGTAG
- a CDS encoding TerC family protein: protein MEMFTSPELLIALVTLTFLEIVLGVDNVIFISILSGKLPKDQQKRARRVGLMAAMVMRIALLFSLSWMARLTAPLFTILEQSFSGRDLILVGGGLFLLAKATYEIHDKLEGEEGHASGKAAATFASVITQVMLLDIVFSLDSVITAIGMSENLMVMVTAVVLAVLVMLVAAEPISDFVELHPTVKILALSFLLLIGLSLVADGFGQHISKGYIYFAMGFSVFVEFINIRIKSRRKVKPVELRHNYPD from the coding sequence ATGGAAATGTTCACGTCGCCAGAACTGTTGATTGCCCTCGTCACCCTGACGTTCCTCGAGATTGTCCTGGGAGTCGACAACGTCATCTTTATCTCGATTCTCTCGGGCAAGTTGCCGAAGGACCAGCAGAAACGCGCGCGTCGTGTCGGTCTGATGGCCGCCATGGTCATGCGCATCGCGCTGTTGTTTTCGCTCTCGTGGATGGCGCGCCTGACCGCGCCGTTATTCACGATTCTTGAGCAGAGCTTTTCGGGCCGCGACCTGATCCTTGTTGGCGGCGGTTTGTTCCTGTTGGCGAAGGCCACCTACGAGATTCACGACAAACTCGAAGGGGAAGAAGGCCATGCCTCCGGCAAGGCCGCAGCGACGTTCGCCAGCGTGATCACCCAGGTGATGCTCCTCGACATCGTGTTTTCACTCGATTCGGTTATCACCGCGATCGGCATGTCCGAGAACCTGATGGTGATGGTGACGGCCGTGGTGCTGGCGGTCCTGGTGATGCTGGTCGCTGCCGAACCTATTTCGGATTTCGTTGAACTCCATCCCACGGTCAAGATTCTCGCCCTGTCATTCCTCTTGTTGATTGGGCTGTCGCTCGTGGCCGATGGATTCGGGCAGCACATCTCGAAGGGCTACATCTACTTTGCGATGGGCTTCTCGGTGTTCGTCGAGTTCATCAACATCCGCATCAAGAGCCGGCGCAAGGTGAAGCCGGTGGAACTCCGGCACAACTACCCGGACTAA
- the cysN gene encoding sulfate adenylyltransferase subunit CysN, translated as MDLLRFTTAGSVDDGKSTLIGRLLYDTKSIFEDQLEAVAGASRRLGEDRMNLALLTDGLRAEREQKITIDVAYRYFATPRRKFIIADTPGHVQYTRNMITGASTADLAVVLVDASRGVQTQSRRHAFITSLLGIPHMVVAVNKMDLVGFAESVYDDIVRDFGVFAAKLTVKDITYIPLSALEGDNVVEPSTRMPWYRGGPLLTKLETVTGNARRNAIDFRFPVQCVIRPHQEFRGFAGTAVSGSVSAGDEVVVLPSGLTTRIKSVETLDGPQPMAAAGDAVVLTTTEEIDISRGDMIVRRKNLPTVARRVDAYLCWMDATPLVPGRPYILAHTTRRVQAVIDLVEYRVNVDTLHRDAAQTLSMNEIGRVEITTADPIFFDSYRLNSATGSFILIDPATNATVAAGMIRGETQVDTQVSAGVTWEGWNIAREEREGQQGHRAAVVWLTGMSGAGKTTIARAVERRLFEAGRRTMLLDGDQLRHGLCGDLGFSPADRAENIRRAGEVARLFFEQGAIVLCAFVSPYAADRARVRGLVPAGRFVEVFVQADVETCRARDPKGLYARSADGRLDQFTGVTAPYEAPGAPELTIDTRVTSADDAAEMVIRYLHL; from the coding sequence ATGGACCTGCTTCGCTTCACCACCGCCGGCAGCGTGGACGACGGCAAGAGCACCCTGATCGGGCGGCTGCTTTACGACACGAAATCCATCTTCGAAGACCAACTCGAAGCCGTGGCAGGCGCCAGCCGCCGGCTCGGCGAGGATCGGATGAACCTCGCGCTGCTCACCGACGGGCTGCGAGCCGAGCGGGAACAGAAGATCACCATTGACGTCGCCTACCGCTACTTCGCCACGCCGCGACGCAAATTCATCATCGCCGACACGCCCGGCCACGTGCAGTACACGCGCAACATGATCACTGGCGCATCCACGGCCGACCTGGCGGTGGTACTTGTGGACGCGAGTCGCGGGGTGCAGACCCAGTCGAGGCGCCACGCGTTTATCACGTCGCTGCTCGGCATCCCGCACATGGTGGTGGCGGTCAACAAGATGGATCTGGTGGGCTTCGCCGAGTCGGTCTACGACGACATCGTCAGGGACTTCGGCGTGTTCGCGGCCAAGCTGACCGTCAAGGACATCACCTACATTCCCCTCTCCGCCCTCGAAGGCGACAACGTCGTCGAACCGTCTACCCGCATGCCGTGGTACCGGGGTGGCCCCTTGTTGACCAAGCTCGAGACGGTGACGGGGAATGCCAGGCGCAACGCGATCGATTTCCGGTTTCCCGTGCAGTGTGTGATTCGGCCGCATCAGGAATTCCGCGGCTTCGCTGGAACGGCGGTGTCGGGGTCGGTTTCCGCCGGAGACGAGGTCGTGGTGTTGCCCTCGGGGCTGACCACCCGTATCAAGTCTGTGGAAACGCTGGACGGCCCGCAGCCGATGGCCGCAGCCGGCGATGCCGTGGTGCTGACCACGACCGAGGAAATCGACATCTCGCGCGGTGACATGATCGTGCGCCGGAAGAATCTGCCGACCGTGGCGCGCCGCGTGGACGCGTACCTGTGCTGGATGGACGCCACGCCGCTGGTGCCCGGGCGCCCTTACATCCTGGCGCACACGACCCGCCGGGTGCAGGCGGTGATTGACCTCGTGGAGTACCGCGTCAACGTGGACACTCTGCATCGCGACGCCGCGCAGACGCTCTCGATGAACGAAATTGGCCGCGTGGAGATCACGACCGCCGACCCGATCTTCTTTGACTCCTATCGCCTCAACTCCGCGACCGGTTCATTCATCCTGATTGACCCGGCGACCAACGCCACCGTGGCGGCGGGCATGATCCGCGGCGAGACGCAGGTCGACACACAGGTGTCGGCTGGGGTGACCTGGGAGGGATGGAACATTGCGCGCGAGGAACGGGAGGGCCAGCAGGGCCACCGGGCCGCAGTCGTGTGGCTCACGGGCATGTCGGGCGCCGGCAAGACCACCATCGCCCGAGCCGTAGAGCGCCGGCTATTTGAAGCGGGCCGGCGCACCATGCTCCTCGATGGCGACCAACTGCGTCACGGCTTGTGCGGCGATCTCGGGTTCTCGCCTGCCGACCGGGCCGAAAACATCCGGCGCGCCGGCGAAGTCGCCCGCCTCTTCTTTGAACAGGGCGCCATCGTCCTCTGCGCGTTTGTGTCGCCGTATGCTGCAGACCGGGCGCGGGTCAGGGGACTCGTGCCCGCCGGACGCTTCGTTGAAGTGTTTGTGCAGGCCGACGTCGAGACGTGCCGCGCGCGCGACCCGAAGGGCCTCTATGCGCGCTCCGCCGACGGCCGGCTCGACCAGTTCACCGGCGTCACGGCCCCGTACGAGGCGCCGGGCGCCCCTGAGCTCACCATCGACACCCGGGTAACCTCCGCCGACGACGCCGCGGAGATGGTGATCCGGTACCTGCACTTGTAA
- the cysD gene encoding sulfate adenylyltransferase subunit CysD has product MSGSDRGHLPLLESEAVHVLREVAAQFERPALLFSGGKDSVVATWLARKAFAPGPVPFPLLHIDTGHNFPETLTFRDRFVAQMGCTLVVRRVQDSIDQGRVQEETGPAASRNALQTTTLLDAIKELGLDAAVGGARRDEEKARAKERFFSHRDAFGQWDPKNQRPELWNLYNGRKNPGEHFRVFPLSNWTELDIWKYIEAERIPLPDLYFAHEREVLERAGTLLAKTPHIQVQSDERVSMRTVRFRTVGDATCTGAVESTAASVADIILETAAARLTERGGRADDQRSDTAMEDRKRQGYF; this is encoded by the coding sequence ATGTCGGGGTCAGACCGCGGACATCTGCCGCTGCTCGAAAGCGAAGCTGTCCACGTCCTCCGGGAAGTGGCGGCGCAATTTGAGCGGCCTGCCCTCCTGTTTTCAGGCGGCAAAGACTCGGTCGTGGCTACGTGGCTCGCCCGCAAGGCCTTTGCGCCGGGCCCGGTGCCGTTCCCGCTGCTCCACATCGACACGGGACACAACTTCCCTGAGACCCTGACCTTCCGCGACCGGTTCGTGGCGCAGATGGGCTGCACGCTTGTGGTGCGGCGCGTCCAGGACTCAATCGATCAAGGCCGGGTGCAGGAAGAGACCGGGCCCGCCGCCAGCCGGAACGCGCTCCAGACCACCACGTTGCTGGATGCCATCAAGGAACTGGGCCTGGATGCCGCCGTGGGCGGAGCACGGCGCGATGAGGAGAAGGCACGCGCGAAAGAGCGCTTCTTCTCACATCGTGACGCCTTCGGCCAGTGGGACCCCAAGAACCAGCGCCCGGAATTGTGGAACCTGTACAACGGGCGCAAGAACCCGGGCGAGCATTTCCGTGTCTTCCCGCTTTCCAACTGGACCGAGCTCGATATCTGGAAATACATCGAGGCCGAGCGCATTCCCTTGCCGGATCTGTACTTCGCCCACGAGCGCGAAGTGCTGGAACGAGCCGGCACGTTGCTCGCAAAGACACCGCACATCCAGGTCCAGTCTGACGAACGTGTGTCGATGCGTACGGTCCGTTTCCGCACGGTGGGTGATGCCACCTGCACGGGCGCCGTGGAATCCACGGCAGCGAGTGTGGCCGACATCATCCTGGAGACGGCTGCGGCACGCCTGACCGAACGCGGTGGCCGGGCTGACGACCAGCGCTCCGACACCGCCATGGAAGACCGGAAACGGCAGGGTTATTTCTGA